In the genome of Pichia kudriavzevii chromosome 4, complete sequence, one region contains:
- a CDS encoding uncharacterized protein (PKUD0D02790; Pfam Domains: PLA2_B(2e-107)) has translation MFPITTLFALAATASAAIFNDTDITYAPYEGYCPSYNSSAIYNTTTHEGYIRSNYLISQDEYSYISARKVKTTDKLISFLDNLEIPDYNGTSFANYFNDLNQTGINIGLSFSGGGFRALFNGAGEIMALDSRTTGNSTLKGLLDASTYISGISGGSIMVNTLVFNNWTSVEDIVYSNETSIWNTTAPPVSTEISFWLNLISQVEPKKEAGYEITLADLYGRILSKYMFEKDYDDYGINTLYSDVPYIEAFQDYDMPFPIIAASGNVNNNMSAYTPNLFEITPYEFGSFSPLVGGFIPIDILGTQFDAGMPNSSYDCTYEFDNVGWLTAASSNILVAFQESLVAALSGNSTASTIDVVGTNVSVSYVETLVGLVNKNVNDTLFAVVDNPFFNSSLSSNDSDIPYGDLLKLIDGGYSEVIPLDPVLVPSREVDVVFAFDNSGSDETDNYPDGDSLFATEERWAEAFPDDVFYALPNSTEEFVELGLNKRPVFFGCNGSSLVTDQYNPNATVEFNVMKPLLVYIPNYNASANSNITGFQLTYEERNAIVENGFDIVQNDDDEDFAQCVGCAIIRRSEERAGIEISPFCAKCFNRYCFESLSDEQYDNSTISEVIPTSIYSSSALPSKLSSLLTRSTNSVSFPTTFSKPTHTSTTSV, from the coding sequence ATGTTCCCAATCACTACCTTATTTGCGTTGGCAGCTACTGCTTCCGCTGCTATTTTCAACGATACAGATATCACATATGCTCCATATGAGGGCTATTGCCCATCGTATAACTCTTCAGCAATTTACAACACCACTACTCATGAAGGTTATATCCGTTCAAActatttgatttctcaGGATGAGTATTCTTATATTTCTGCCAGGAAAGTCAAAACTACCGATAAgttgatttcctttttggATAACTTGGAAATTCCAGATTACAATGGAACATCTTTTGCTAACTATTTCAACGACTTGAACCAGACTGGTATCAACATTGGTCTTTCATTCTCCGGAGGTGGGTTCAGAGCCTTATTTAACGGTGCAGGTGAAATCATGGCGCTAGACTCAAGAACTACGGGTAACTCCACCTTAAAAGGTTTGCTTGATGCTTCCACTTATATTTCAGGTATTTCCGGCGGTTCCATCATGGTGAATACATTAGTTTTCAACAACTGGACTTCGGTTGAAGATATTGTCTATTCGAACGAAACTTCAATTTGGAATACAACTGCCCCACCAGTTTCAACAGAAATTTCGTTTTGGTTGAATTTAATCTCTCAAGTCGAGCCTAAAAAGGAAGCTGGTTATGAAATTACCTTAGCTGATTTATATGGTAGAATCTTATCCAAATacatgtttgaaaaagattatGACGATTACGGTATCAATACCCTTTACTCAGATGTTCCATATATTGAGGCATTCCAAGATTACGATATGCCATTCCCAATTATTGCTGCCTCCGGTAACGTCAACAATAACATGAGCGCTTATACTCCaaatctctttgaaattacCCCTTATGAGTTTGGTTCCTTTTCCCCATTGGTTGGCGGTTTCATTCcaattgatattttggGCACTCAATTTGATGCTGGTATGCCAAACTCTTCTTACGATTGTACTTATGAATTCGATAATGTTGGTTGGTTAACAGCGGCTTCATCTAATATTTTAGTTGCTTTCCAGGAATCTTTGGTTGCTGCACTTAGCGGTAATTCTACAGCAAGCACCATCGATGTTGTTGGTACTAATGTTTCTGTTTCATACGTCGAGACATTAGTTGGTCTAGTCAATAAGAACGTCAATGATACTCTATTTGCAGTTGTTGATAACCCATTCTTTAACTCCTCATTATCATCCAATGACTCCGATATTCCATATGGTGATCTCTTGAAGCTAATTGATGGTGGTTATTCCGAAGTTATTCCACTTGACCCTGTTTTAGTACCTTCTAGAGAAGTCGATGTTGTTTTTGCCTTTGACAATTCAGGTTCAGATGAAACCGACAACTACCCAGATGGTGATTCCTTATTTGCAACTGAGGAAAGATGGGCTGAAGCATTCCCAGATGACGTTTTCTACGCATTGCCAAATTCAACTGAAGAGTTTGTTGAATTAGGTTTGAACAAAAGACCGGTATTCTTTGGTTGTAACGGTTCCTCATTGGTCACTGATCAATATAACCCTAATGCAACTGTTGAGTTCAATGTCATGAAGCCATTACTAGTTTACATTCCAAACTATAACGCATCCGCAAACTCAAACATCACAGGTTTCCAATTAACTTACGAAGAGAGAAatgcaattgttgaaaacggttttgatattgttcaaaatgacgatgatgaagatttcgCACAATGTGTTGGTTGTGCAATCATCCGTAGAAGTGAAGAAAGAGCGGGTATTGAGATCTCTCCATTCTGTGCTAAATGTTTCAACAGATATTGTTTTGAATCTCTATCAGATGAACAGTACGATAACTCTACCATCTCTGAAGTTATTCCAACCTCGATTTactcttcttctgctttaCCAAGCaaattatcttctttacTAACCAGATCCACAAATTCTGTTAGTTTTCCAACAACTTTCTCAAAACCTACTCATACTTCTACCACATCAGTCTAA
- a CDS encoding uncharacterized protein (PKUD0D02820; similar to Saccharomyces cerevisiae YOR181W (LAS17); ancestral locus Anc_6.81), translating to MMKLKMELHTEAYLFVNCCCYYYCYYYYCYSMTLTSQDKNIVRASVSKANNKIIDAAIVRLYVATTSSDRWVWSGLMGALVLVEDTIGHTFFFKLIDITERRGILWDQEIYVDFQYTQDRKFFHSFEIDNAQIGFLFDSISNAQHFYKRVTTREKHASTTTLNNYAQVKSRKHPEQTPHFDQLTSGSINHRIRRSRGLLYYEKEPPPEWRPLYNELEKMGITEDMIAENRDFIKDYINKQGGPLVGLEPPIPRRYQHRQQQRQQENNINDNSPPISSSSSMRKKKAPPPPPPQPQPQPQPQPQPQPQPQPQPSASLSPSPSSPHLAPATQQHLSEESIANVGGSHLQQDQQPALQPLSAQHSSNSISPPFKHAVPPPLATQNLHRFIEQTTSPAFPPRNPVPPPLIIQNTPLPNQSASPAPPPRGPVPLPRGPSTPLTSRGPVPPPPSRGPVPPPPSRGPVPPPPPRNQPQRAAVPPPPPSRRGAAPPPPPPSRQLHNGQAAPSHPPPQQAPSTQQQPLHQQPLHQQPLQPSHPPPQQAALTPPHQQQQSLAPPPPPPPPLQTQTAPPAAGSSAAPPPPPPPGMPVFTPPPAAGPAQTTPAISDDRDALLASIRNAGGVGALRKVDKSQLDKPSVLLQEAKGEAPTMSSAGANTSNSGAPASLADALAAALSSRKAKVANSDNESDGDW from the coding sequence atgatgaagttgaagatggagCTGCATACAGAAGCGTATCTTTTTGttaattgttgttgttactaTTATTGCTATTACTACTACTGTTACTCGATGACACTAACGTCCCAGGATAAGAACATTGTGAGGGCGTCTGTTTCAAAGgccaacaacaaaatcattgacGCTGCCATTGTACGGTTATATGTGGCGACTACATCATCGGATCGTTGGGTATGGTCTGGTTTGATGGGGGCTCTTGTTCTCGTTGAGGATACTATTGGCCATacgtttttctttaaacTTATTGATATCACCGAAAGGAGGGGGATTCTTTGGGATCAAGAGATATACGTGGATTTCCAATATACTCAAGATCGGAAattctttcattcttttgaaattgacaatGCACAGATTGGCTTTCTATTTGATTCAATCTCCAATGCACAACACTTCTATAAACGGGTGACAACTAGGGAGAAACACGCATCTACTACAACTCTTAACAACTATGCACAAGTGAAATCTCGCAAACACCCGGAACAGACCCCGCATTTTGACCAACTTACAAGCGGGAGTATTAACCATCGTATCAGGAGATCTAGGGGACTGTTATATTATGAGAAGGAGCCTCCTCCAGAATGGCGGCCCCTCTATAACGAGCTCGAGAAGATGGGCATCACAGAAGACATGATTGCCGAAAATAGAGACTTTATCAAGGATTACATCAACAAACAGGGCGGTCCTCTTGTTGGATTGGAACCACCGATTCCTAGACGTTATCAACATAGACAACAACAGCGTCAACAAGAGAACAACATAAATGATAATTCACCCCCAATCTCCTCCAGCTCatcaatgaggaaaaagaaggcCCCACCTCCACCTCCACCTCAACCTCAACCTCAACCTCAACCTCAACCTCAACCTCAACCTCAACCTCAACCTCAACCTTCAGCGTCTCTGTCACCGTCACCTTCGTCGCCGCATCTAGCTCCGGCAACCCAACAGCATCTCTCAGAGGAATCCATAGCTAATGTCGGCGGTTcccatcttcaacaagatcAACAACCGGCTCTCCAGCCATTGTCTGCACAACATTCATCCAACTCAATCTCCCCTCCTTTCAAACATGCAGTTCCTCCACCTCTTGCTACCCAAAACCTGCATCGCTTCATAGAACAGACTACTTCACCAGCTTTTCCCCCTAGAAATCCAGTACCTCCACCTCTCATAATACAAAATACACCTCTCCCAAACCAATCTGCCTCACCGGCTCCTCCACCAAGAGGCCCAGTACCTTTGCCACGGGGTCCTTCAACACCTCTGACATCTAGAGGCCCAGTACCTCCTCCCCCTTCAAGAGGGCCAGTACCTCCTCCCCCTTCAAGAGGGCCAGTACCTCCACCACCACCTAGAAACCAACCGCAGCGTGCAGCTGTTCCTCCCCCTCCTCCTTCCAGAAGAGGAGCAGCACCTCCACCTCCACCTCCGTCTAGACAGCTACACAACGGCCAGGCAGCTCCATCTCACCCGCCTCCTCAACAGGCGCCGTCGacccaacaacaaccactTCACCAACAACCACTTCACCAACAACCACTTCAGCCGTCTCACCCGCCTCCTCAACAGGCTGCTCTAACACCGCCAcatcaacagcaacaatCTCTGGCTCCTCCACCGCCACCACCACCTCCTTTACAGACGCAAACTGCACCACCCGCTGCTGGCTCCTCTGCTGCACCACCGCCGCCTCCACCGCCAGGAATGCCGGTATTCACTCCACCGCCTGCTGCTGGTCCCGCACAAACCACACCAGCAATATCCGACGACAGAGATGCTCTACTGGCGTCTATTAGAAATGCCGGAGGAGTGGGGGCACTACGTAAAGTCGACAAATCACAGCTTGACAAGCCAAGTGTGTTGCTACAAGAGGCAAAGGGTGAAGCACCAACCATGTCGAGTGCAGGTGCAAATACATCAAACTCTGGTGCACCTGCTTCGTTGGCAGATGCATTGGCTGCAGCCCTGTCATCAAGGAAAGCCAAGGTGGCCAATTCAGACAATGAGTCCGACGGTGATTGGTGA
- a CDS encoding uncharacterized protein (PKUD0D02810; Pfam Domains: PseudoU_synth_2(6.9e-29)), translated as MVKLPEFKHAAGELYSPAPYFRHFLIRSSGQYRRSVFDVLNSKPYRFNLSKLQISHLLDKRLLRIYTPTTTSLLSPSTPSTLPLPNFSVVSYNQHVHETAVPRPARLDVVYYQDNIIVVDKPTGIPVHPVQKYYHNTIQHMLANQIGVAPESLYPIHRLDKLTSGILIFATTQQTAATLKTCSKEKLYLARIKGRLVRNQCHDDLVYIYPTRHMLNVYTNAKTEFRELAHDFSRNESIVLAKLFSGYPHQIRIHLRNLGTPIIDDPLYGSRGKYREIIKSKDQVTEQYWRVLLSRSELVKSTLQTGATCDQCGQEKYSDPQILGICLHAWRYTLQFDADKKIQLQTRNLPIWMPKNFDFLDNLEENFIEI; from the coding sequence ATGGTCAAGCTTCCCGAGTTCAAACATGCCGCTGGAGAATTGTACTCACCGGCACCATACTTTCGACATTTTCTGATCAGATCTTCTGGTCAATACAGAAGGTCTGTCTTCGATGTGCTAAATTCAAAGCCTTACAGGTTCAACCTATCTAAATTGCAAATATCACATCTACTGGACAAACGGCTACTACGGATTTACACACCAACCACGACTTCTCTACTCTCTCCTTCGACACCCTCAACTCTTCCCCTACCGAATTTCTCCGTTGTTTCGTACAACCAACATGTTCACGAAACTGCTGTGCCTAGACCGGCACGTCTCGATGTCGTTTACTATCAAGACAATATAATAGTGGTGGACAAGCCGACAGGAATCCCCGTACATCCGGTCCAGAAATACTACCATAATACAATCCAGCATATGCTGGCGAATCAGATCGGTGTTGCTCCAGAGTCGTTGTATCCTATACATCGTTTGGATAAACTCACTTCAGGCATACTGATCTTTGCTACGACTCAACAGACCGCCGCAACACTGAAAACATGTTCAAAGGAGAAGCTCTACCTTGCACGAATTAAGGGACGGCTGGTTAGAAACCAATGTCATGACGATCTGGTGTACATTTACCCAACGAGGCATATGCTTAATGTCTACACAAACGCAAAAACTGAGTTTAGGGAATTGGCCCATGATTTCTCCAGAAATGAGTCCATAGTGCTGGCTAAACTGTTCTCTGGATACCCACACCAAATTAGAATACATTTGCGTAATCTAGGAACCCCTATAATTGATGACCCGTTGTACGGGAGTCGGGGCAAATACAGAGAGATTATCAAATCAAAGGATCAAGTAACTGAACAGTATTGGAGAGTTCTCCTCTCAAGATCCGAATTGGTAAAGTCGACATTACAAACAGGGGCCACTTGTGACCAATGTGGCCAAGAAAAATACTCTGATCCACAAATTTTGGGAATATGCTTACATGCTTGGAGGTATACACTACAATTTGATgctgataaaaaaattcagcTTCAAACTCGAAATTTACCCATTTGGATGCCTAAAAATTTTGACTTTCTGGATAACcttgaagaaaactttaTAGAAATATAG
- a CDS encoding uncharacterized protein (PKUD0D02825; similar to Saccharomyces cerevisiae YLR262C-A (TMA7); ancestral locus Anc_6.50) — translation MSGRQGGKAKPLKKAKKPQRELDEEDKAHLEKLKSQKKAAQDMASKLGKGPLAGGGIKKSGKK, via the coding sequence ATGTCCGGAAGACAGGGAGGCAAGGCGAAGCCGCTGAAGAAGGCAAAGAAGCCGCAACGGGAACTTGACGAAGAAGACAAGGCACATTTAGAGAAACTCAAGTCACAAAAGAAGGCAGCACAGGACATGGCGTCCAAGTTAGGTAAGGGACCATTGGCTGGTGGCGGAATCAAGAAGAGTGGCAAGAAGTGA
- a CDS encoding uncharacterized protein (PKUD0D02840; similar to Saccharomyces cerevisiae YJL060W (BNA3); ancestral locus Anc_1.321): protein MKLSRTTRSFFRTMSTLPTHNQYFQVGGKDIWSFINETAAAKAAKSGDGVANLGQGFFSYSPPQFAIDSAKEAFEVAADNQYAPAQGKPVLIESLVKHYSGELGYQLSKDQVLVTTGANEGMFAAFFGLLNRGDEVIVFEPFFDQYIPNIEMAGGVVKYVKLHAPKDFDTRIVDANEYYIDWEELENAITSKTKMVVLNTPHNPIGKVFSKEELTRIGNLAIKHNFVILSDEVYENLYFNIDSFPRIASFEDEELRRRVLFVGSAGKSFAATGWRIGWVIGSLELMPYVRAAHTRICFSSPAPIQVAVSKSIEIADSGDYFSQMREEYAVKYQILENAFKELQIPYTRADGGYFLLVNFKKVKLPDSYKWPDSIEGKPRDFKLAYFLIEEFGVVAIPPTEFYRSGELELQDCLRFAVCKDDRVLQDAARRLKGLAQYL from the coding sequence ATGAAATTGAGCAGGACTACCAGATCATTTTTTAGGACAATGTCTACTCTTCCAACACACAACCAGTACTTCCAAGTTGGCGGCAAAGATATTTGGAGTTTCATCAATGAGACTGCCGCTGCCAAGGCAGCTAAATCCGGAGACGGTGTAGCAAATCTTGGTCAAGGTTTCTTTTCCTATTCGCCACCGCAGTTTGCCATTGATTCTGCAAAGGAGGCCTTTGAGGTTGCTGCCGACAACCAGTATGCTCCTGCACAGGGAAAGCCTGTTTTGATTGAGAGTTTGGTCAAACATTACAGCGGAGAATTGGGGTACCAACTAAGCAAGGATCAAGTTTTAGTAACAACTGGAGCCAACGAGGGTATGTTTGCTGCCTTTTTCGGTCTGCTCAATAGGGGGGACGAAGTTATAGTTTTTGAACCCTTCTTTGACCAGTATATTCCGAATATCGAGATGGCGGGAGGTGTTGTCAAGTATGTCAAGCTACATGCTCCAAAGGACTTTGATACAAGGATTGTTGATGCCAATGAATACTACATTGATTGGGAGGAGTTGGAAAACGCAATCACTAGCAAGACCAAGATGGTTGTCCTTAACACCCCACATAATCCTATTGGGAAAGTGTTCAGCAAGGAGGAGCTGACGAGGATTGGCAATTTGGCTATCAAGCACAACTTTGTCATTCTCTCAGACGAAGTCTATGAGAACCTCTACTTCAATATCGACTCCTTCCCCCGGATTGCGTCctttgaagatgaggagCTGCGTCGCCGGGTCCTCTTTGTAGGGTCTGCAGGTAAATCGTTTGCTGCCACCGGGTGGAGAATCGGATGGGTCATTGGTTCCCTGGAGTTGATGCCCTATGTGAGGGCTGCCCATACCCGCATCTGTTTCTCCTCTCCTGCACCGATCCAAGTCGCCGTGTCCAAGTCCATCGAAATAGCAGACAGCGGAGACTACTTCTCTCAAATGAGAGAGGAATACGCTGTCAAATATcagattttggaaaatgcCTTTAAAGAGCTACAGATTCCATACACTAGGGCAGACGGTGGATACTTTCTGTTGGTGAACTTCAAGAAGGTCAAACTACCCGACTCATACAAGTGGCCAGACTCCATTGAGGGGAAACCAAGAGATTTCAAGCTAGCTTATTTTCTGATTGAAGAGTTTGGCGTTGTTGCCATTCCACCAACTGAGTTTTATAGAAGTGGGGAGTTGGAATTGCAAGACTGTTTACGGTTTGCCGTCTGTAAAGACGATCGTGTCCTACAAGACGCCGCTAGACGGTTGAAGGGACTCGCCCAGTACCTCTAG
- a CDS encoding uncharacterized protein (PKUD0D02785), producing the protein MRVQQLINDDKVLEYANKAAGTFNMFNYQNEIRSRDDFLEIWYQAMALQQFKEVKTVVILGVKLCGDFFYNMVDWIAETRALMEGFRVEIVVVPCCLHKSIRSINLDPVQEMARYAHTLSDRVDVLPTTSSSYKIIRFKLR; encoded by the coding sequence ATGAGAGTACAGCAACTGATAAATGATGACAAGGTTCTCGAATATGCCAATAAAGCCGCTGGAACTTTCAATATGTTTAATTACCAGAATGAGATCCGGAGTAGAGACGATTTTCTGGAGATCTGGTATCAGGCAATGGCGTTACAACAGTTCAAAGAGGTCAAGACCGTCGTAATACTTGGAGTTAAGCTCTGTGGGGATTTCTTCTACAACATGGTCGACTGGATTGCCGAGACCCGAGCATTAATGGAAGGTTTCCGAGTTGAGATTGTGGTGGTTCCCTGTTGTCTACACAAGAGTATACGTAGCATTAATCTTGATCCTGTCCAGGAGATGGCTAGGTATGCCCATACCCTCTCTGATAGGGTTGATGTTTTGCCTACAACCTCTTCCTCATACAAGATTATCCGTTTCAAGCTCAGATGA
- a CDS encoding uncharacterized protein (PKUD0D02800; similar to Saccharomyces cerevisiae YLR287C; ancestral locus Anc_6.82), with protein MPTSEELKEHIASISSTLQQLQSTLNNLNSTSGLLQPANVKDPLLEISKLSSLISAHATKLGLVFKPPIAATTYNTCFQELDSFFKYIKFLISILNQLKNSTESYSNLFINELSYNTASIIESAFYLVEELGKLIDTEDVLKDDKTDERLIGVGIVWEKCENISKNAKIGSSGILRGKLKSSSSLVLDASEELKEWLLDPMVGDAFNLDDFSDNFDGDDDKIQTSNNGDEDESGDEDEDEDVPEAIIKYGETWSPKIQLVKLLLSLLDRSIPASKYTKKFSKNIDLFHEKQLKVNEYVDDLVASIVYDMDLENAKKASDKLTKEINQIFEIVKILNNNDEKKVKWLESWKIKYSN; from the coding sequence ATGCCTACTTCTGAAGAGCTGAAGGAACACATTgcttccatttcttcaactttgcAACAGTTACAGTCCACACtcaataatttgaattccACCTCTGGGTTACTACAACCGGCAAATGTTAAAGATCCGTTACTTGagatttccaaattatcatcattaaTCAGCGCCCATGCAACGAAATTGGGACTTGTTTTCAAGCCTCCTATCGCAGCCACTACTTATAATACGTGTTTCCAAGAACTCGactctttcttcaaatacATCAAATTCTTAATATCGATTCTaaaccaattgaaaaattccaCTGAAAGTTATTCAAACTTATTCATCAATGAACTATCATACAATACTGCATCTATTATAGAGTCTGCATTTTACttggttgaagaattgggTAAGTTGATCGATACCGAAGATGTTCTCAAAGATGATAAAACTGATGAAAGGCTAATTGGTGTGGGTATAGTATGGgaaaaatgtgaaaatatcagcaaaaatgcaaagatCGGTTCAAGTGGAATATTGCGTGGGAAGCTGAAGAGCTCTAGTTCATTGGTTCTTGATGCAAGCGAAGAGCTAAAAGAATGGTTATTGGATCCAATGGTTGGTGATGCATTTAATCTTGATGATTTCAGCGACAattttgatggtgatgacgATAAGATTCAAACCAGCAACAATGGAGATGAGGATGAAAGtggagatgaagatgaagatgaagatgttcCTGAAGCAATAATCAAATATGGTGAAACCTGGAGTCCGAAAATCCAACTTGTGAAACTTCTTCTCTCCTTACTTGACAGGTCTATTCCGGCAAGTAAATACACAAAAAAATTCTCtaaaaatattgatttgTTCCATGAAAAGCAGCTGAAGGTTAACGAATATGTTGATGATCTGGTTGCTTCAATAGTATATGACATGGATTTGGAGAATGCTAAAAAGGCATCTGATAAATTAACCAAGGAAATTAAccaaatttttgaaatagtCAAAAtcctcaacaacaatgatgaaaagaaagtaaAATGGTTGGAATCCTGGAAAATCAAGTACAGTAATTAG
- a CDS encoding uncharacterized protein (PKUD0D02830; similar to Saccharomyces cerevisiae YLR262C (YPT6); ancestral locus Anc_6.49), whose product MLTKHKIVFLGDQSVGKTSLITRFMYNTFDTHYSATVGIDFLSKTMYLDGGNSGEDGPRTVRLQLWDTAGQERFRALIPSYIRDSHVAIIVYDVSNRGSFESVRRWCQYVHEERGDDAVLVVVGNKRDLPSTQRCVTSDEGAALCEELGCALFFETSSRSGQGVVPLFKKLSLLLTERDDSDGHGNGNGSGNGGACAGGGQAATTIDVGVNEGSAAGEQCSC is encoded by the coding sequence ATGCTCACCAAACATAAGATTGTCTTTCTTGGCGACCAGAGTGTCGGTAAGACGTCCCTTATAACGAGGTTCATGTACAATACGTTTGACACGCACTATTCTGCCACTGTGGGTATTGACTTCCTCTCCAAGACCATGTACCTCGACGGTGGCAACTCTGGAGAGGACGGCCCTCGGACAGTACGGCTCCAGCTGTGGGACACTGCTGGACAGGAACGGTTCCGGGCACTGATTCCCTCGTACATTAGGGATTCTCATGTGGCCATTATAGTATATGACGTCTCCAATAGGGGTTCCTTTGAGAGTGTTCGGCGGTGGTGTCAGTATGTCCATGAGGAGAGGGGCGATGATGCCGTGCTGGTGGTTGTTGGCAACAAGAGGGATCTCCCCTCTACACAACGTTGTGTCACGAGTGATGAAGGTGCAGCTCTCTGTGAGGAGCTTGGATGTGCCCTCTTCTTTGAAACGAGTTCAAGGTCCGGGCAGGGCGTTGTGCCTCTGTTCAAGAAGCTTTCCCTGCTTCTAACGGAGCGGGACGACAGCGATGGTCATGGTAACGGTAATGGTAGCGGTAACGGAGGGGCGTGTGCTGGGGGAGGCCAAGCGGCCACCACCATCGATGTTGGTGTCAACGAAGGTTCTGCAGCTGGGGAACAATGTTCCTGTTGA